DNA from Arthrobacter sp. FW305-BF8:
CGGGACCCTGGCCAGAGCGGCAAGGAGCTCGCCCCGGGACAGACCGGCACCATCGCCATACTGGACGCCCTCAGCACCAGCTACCCCGGTTTCCTCCTCACCGACGACATCGGCGACGTCCAGACCGGCACCTGCGGGTGCGGCAGAACCGGCCAGGTCATCACCTACCGCCGCCAGGGACAGGGCGGCGGGCCTGGCCACTGCCCGGTCAGCATCGAGCGCTACCTCGGCCCGGGCACAACCGCCGGGGCTGAGGTGCCGGCACGGCAGGGCCGTGTGGCGGTGATGGAAAGGACAGGCCCATGAAAGCGCCGTCCTCCATCGCCGGAACCCGCCCGTTCCGCAGTACGGCCACCGCCCAGCAGGAACCGGCACCGCCCACGGTCAGCCAGATGCATGAAATAACGACCGGCAGCAGCACGCCGCCCGCAGTGCAGACAGACCCGGCCGCGAACGTACGCGCCGGCGTCACAGTCTATTTCCTCGGCGGCGAGCAGAACCTGCTCTACGTTGAGGTCAACGGACAGTGGGTGGAATACGTCAAGTCCGCCCCGCCGCCTGCGGATCCGAGGCCGGCAGCTCAAACGCCCCTGACCCGGCCAAACCCGCACACGGACACAAACCAAAACGCCCGCCCGGGCCCCGACGGATGGCCGCGCCCTCCTGCATGGCCTGACCCCGTCCACTGGGCCGGCTACACCTGCCACAGCCCCTATGAAATCACCCGGGAACGCAAACGCCGGGTCTACCACGATCCCGCCACCAGGCCGGACCTGATACTCACCGCAAACGGTGGGGCGCCCGCGCTGCCCCTGCCGGTCCTGGAGCCAGCCGGGCACCTGGCAGACCCGGAACCATGGCTCGATCCCGACACGGGAAACCGGTTCTCCTCCGTCCAGGCCAGCACCGTCCTGAAGCTGCTGAGATACGCCCCGCGCTAACCGTTTACGGCTCCCGCTGTTTGGTTTGGTAAGACACCGCCCCGCTCACACCGAGGTTCCAGTTCGGCAAAATAGCCTGATGAGAGACGTGAGGCAGTTAGCCGCGGGACGGACCCTTCCGCCCACCTGGGACGCTGCCCACTGCTGAGTGGAAGCACCCTGCGAGCCTTAAACAACTTCAACCGATTGTTCAGCTAGACGGCGCACCTCGGGTGTAGTCGGCGGTAACCACCTGCGTAAAACCGTCTAGCCGAATACTCCCGCCATAGGGCAGGATCCACTGAGGACGAGTGTGCCCGAACGGGACGCCGAGACAGACGACGGCATCATCGTTGTAGCGCGCAACCTCGCTGATTACTGCCTCATAATGACTCGTCCGGAGCTGTGCGCGGTCGTGGGGAGGCGGCACAACCCCATGGTTGCTCGCTGGAGGTCGCGCGACCAGGATTCCGTTAACGGCGGCCAGGACGCCTCTCTCACCGAGAGCACGTACCCACCTCCTGATCTGCACTGCGGGTGGAATCTCCTCGCTTGCTTCGAGAAGGAGGATTTTGCCCTGGAGGCACTCGAGCGGCGGCAGTCGGTTCGCAAGCGCAAGCTGGTCTATGACCTCGAAGCACCCGCCCCAAGTGCCGCCTTCTGCGATACGCCTTGGTCCCGCCCACAGCCACGGCTCAGTGCGCTCACGCGAGCCGAAGTCCGTCAGAGCACTGGGCGAACGCCAGTCCGGTCCAAAATCTTCTGACGCACCTGGATCGAAGATGTTCACATGGGCATCTTCGAAGAGGGCGGCGCGCAGTGAGGTTAGATGAACCTCATCGATGTGGGGGCCCGGTCCGATGTGCACTTGGGTTGACCCGCCGTAATAGCCTGGGATACCCAAAGACCACAGCCAGTTGAGGATATTGGTGTTGTCGCTATAGCCGAAGAACGGCTTCGGGTCCGAAAGGGCAAGTTCAGCATTGAGGTGCGCGACGACGGTGATCTGGTCGTCGCCGCCGACGGTTGTGAAGATGGCCCGGATGCTGGGGTCAGCGAAGGCGGCGTTTACGTCGGCGGCGCGTTCTTGAGCCGACGCTCCCAGCGTGCGGGTCGTCGCATACTCCACGGGCACGAGCCCCGTCACGGAGAAGAGCCGCTGCATAGCCCGCTCGTGAATAGCCGGCGCGAACCCCGGCGCGGCAAATGACGGGGACAGAACAGCAACTCGATCACCCGGCGCAACCTTAGGAAGGGGCACGAATGTTAGCGGCCATGAAAAACTGCCCGTAGATGGCCACGGAATTGCCCGCTGATGGCCACCGGGACTGCCCGCCTGTGGCCATGAGTTCTGCCCAGCCATGGCCGCTTGGTTTGCCCGCATTGTTCGCTTGTCCCGCCGTGTCGTAAGACGGCGGGGGCCTCTTCCCGTTTGGATGTCGGTGTCGAATCGAATCCGCTGACAGGAAGAGGCCCTGAATGAAGGATGCCCTAGAAACCGTGAAAATTCTTGCTGCCTATGATCTGACCAAGTCGCTGCGCGGTGCAGCGGAGCTGTCGGGTTGTTCCCACCACACTGTTGACCGGCTGGTCCAGGCCCGTGATGCCGGGCGTGCACCGGGCGGTGTGACGGACCGGCCCCGGGTCACCGACGAGTGGCTT
Protein-coding regions in this window:
- a CDS encoding S66 family peptidase; translated protein: MPWPSTGSFSWPLTFVPLPKVAPGDRVAVLSPSFAAPGFAPAIHERAMQRLFSVTGLVPVEYATTRTLGASAQERAADVNAAFADPSIRAIFTTVGGDDQITVVAHLNAELALSDPKPFFGYSDNTNILNWLWSLGIPGYYGGSTQVHIGPGPHIDEVHLTSLRAALFEDAHVNIFDPGASEDFGPDWRSPSALTDFGSRERTEPWLWAGPRRIAEGGTWGGCFEVIDQLALANRLPPLECLQGKILLLEASEEIPPAVQIRRWVRALGERGVLAAVNGILVARPPASNHGVVPPPHDRAQLRTSHYEAVISEVARYNDDAVVCLGVPFGHTRPQWILPYGGSIRLDGFTQVVTADYTRGAPSS